In the Elioraea tepida genome, one interval contains:
- a CDS encoding fluoride efflux transporter FluC encodes MSPLSPLVLASVAAGGAAGSVARYLVSVGAVGLGFSSFWGTLAVNVLGSFAIGLLAELFVRETAPPALRPLLITGFLGGFTTFSAFSLEVVGLGREGAGPALAYVAASVLFSVAACLGGVTLVRWWP; translated from the coding sequence GTGAGCCCCCTCTCGCCTCTTGTCCTCGCCTCGGTCGCGGCCGGAGGGGCGGCGGGCTCGGTCGCCCGATATCTCGTCTCGGTCGGCGCCGTCGGGCTCGGCTTTTCGTCCTTCTGGGGCACGCTTGCGGTCAACGTCCTCGGCAGCTTCGCGATCGGGCTGTTGGCGGAACTGTTCGTTCGCGAGACGGCTCCCCCTGCCCTCCGGCCGCTCCTCATCACCGGCTTCCTCGGCGGCTTCACCACCTTCTCCGCCTTCTCGCTCGAGGTGGTGGGGCTGGGGCGCGAGGGCGCGGGCCCCGCGCTCGCCTACGTCGCCGCCTCCGTGCTGTTCTCCGTTGCCGCCTGCTTGGGCGGCGTGACGCTCGTGCGGTGGTGGCCGTGA
- a CDS encoding tripartite tricarboxylate transporter substrate binding protein, producing the protein MLRRRTLLAGSTLLAAPALIREASAQAQWTPNRPITLIVPWGAGGGTDATARFVGAALEKELGQPVNVVNRTGGSGVVGHAAIASAPPDGYTIGMITVEIGMMHWQGLTELKGSSYTPLALMNTDPPGVQVKADSPWQTLRALAEAIKAAPAGRMTASGTGQGGIWHLALAGWLTRMGLAPDHVRWVPSNGAAPAMQDLAAGGIDIVTCSVPEARAMIDAGRARSLAVMAPQRNPQFPNVPTLKEELGIDYTLAAWRGVAGPRNLPPNVVARYVSLLQKIWNSEEFKSFMNSRGFGMTWLDPTGFAAFMAEDDRKMGEVMKAVGLARA; encoded by the coding sequence ATGCTCCGTCGCCGCACCCTGCTCGCCGGCAGCACCCTGCTTGCCGCGCCTGCGCTCATCCGCGAGGCCTCGGCCCAAGCGCAGTGGACGCCGAACCGGCCGATCACGCTGATCGTTCCCTGGGGCGCGGGCGGCGGCACCGACGCGACGGCGCGGTTCGTCGGCGCAGCCCTCGAGAAGGAGCTCGGCCAGCCGGTGAACGTGGTGAACCGCACGGGCGGATCCGGCGTCGTCGGCCACGCCGCGATCGCGTCCGCCCCGCCCGACGGCTACACGATCGGGATGATCACGGTCGAGATCGGCATGATGCACTGGCAGGGTCTCACCGAGCTCAAGGGCTCGAGCTACACGCCGCTCGCTCTGATGAACACCGACCCGCCGGGCGTGCAGGTCAAGGCCGACAGCCCCTGGCAGACGCTCAGAGCGCTCGCCGAGGCGATCAAGGCGGCTCCGGCGGGCCGCATGACGGCCTCCGGAACCGGCCAGGGCGGGATCTGGCACCTCGCCCTTGCCGGCTGGCTCACCCGGATGGGGCTTGCGCCTGACCATGTCCGCTGGGTGCCCTCGAACGGTGCGGCGCCAGCGATGCAGGACCTCGCCGCCGGAGGCATCGACATCGTCACCTGCTCCGTCCCGGAGGCGCGCGCGATGATTGACGCCGGCCGCGCGCGCAGCCTCGCGGTTATGGCGCCGCAGCGGAACCCGCAATTCCCGAACGTGCCGACGCTGAAGGAGGAGCTCGGGATCGACTACACGCTCGCCGCTTGGCGCGGTGTCGCGGGCCCGCGCAATCTGCCTCCGAATGTGGTCGCCCGCTACGTGTCGCTTCTGCAGAAGATCTGGAACAGCGAGGAGTTCAAGTCCTTCATGAACAGCCGCGGCTTCGGCATGACCTGGCTCGACCCGACAGGCTTCGCCGCCTTCATGGCGGAGGACGACCGAAAGATGGGCGAGGTGATGAAGGCCGTCGGCCTCGCCCGCGCGTGA
- a CDS encoding tripartite tricarboxylate transporter TctB family protein produces the protein MRVNEAVLGALLLALMAAVFSATAAFPRIPGQPYGPDLFPRLVAAGLGLAGLLMILRGLLARPRPPIVRLAPWARSARSAGAIALALVGIVFYILAADTLGFVVTAFVLLAVLMLYLRTRVLTALLVSAATTLIVEYTFASLMRIPLPRGLLVVFA, from the coding sequence GTGCGGGTGAACGAGGCGGTGCTCGGGGCGCTCCTGCTCGCGCTGATGGCGGCGGTCTTCTCCGCCACCGCTGCCTTCCCGCGTATCCCTGGCCAGCCCTACGGCCCCGACCTGTTTCCCCGCCTGGTCGCCGCAGGGCTCGGCCTCGCCGGGCTGCTGATGATCCTGCGCGGCCTCCTTGCCCGGCCGCGCCCTCCCATCGTGCGCCTCGCGCCCTGGGCGCGGAGCGCCCGTTCCGCAGGCGCGATTGCGCTCGCCCTCGTGGGGATCGTGTTCTACATCCTCGCCGCCGACACGCTCGGCTTCGTCGTGACGGCCTTCGTCCTGCTTGCGGTGCTGATGCTCTACCTGCGCACGAGAGTGCTCACGGCACTCCTCGTCTCCGCCGCAACCACGCTGATCGTCGAATACACCTTCGCGAGCCTCATGCGCATTCCGCTGCCGCGGGGCCTGCTCGTCGTCTTCGCCTGA
- a CDS encoding acylphosphatase, producing the protein MIAARRFVVSGRVQGVGFRAFVVREACALGLAGWVRNLADGRVEALAEGDPAALAKLAEALGRGPLLARVDRVEGSEVPVKGLSGFRQVADG; encoded by the coding sequence ATGATCGCGGCGCGGCGCTTCGTCGTCTCGGGTCGGGTCCAGGGCGTGGGCTTCCGCGCGTTCGTCGTGCGGGAGGCGTGCGCGCTCGGTCTAGCCGGCTGGGTGCGCAATCTTGCCGACGGACGTGTCGAGGCCCTGGCGGAGGGAGATCCGGCAGCGCTCGCGAAGCTCGCCGAAGCGCTCGGCCGCGGGCCGCTGCTCGCCCGGGTCGATCGTGTCGAGGGGAGCGAGGTCCCGGTCAAGGGCCTGTCGGGCTTCCGGCAGGTGGCGGACGGATGA
- a CDS encoding RluA family pseudouridine synthase, whose translation MRTVGEDEGDIRLDRWFRRHFPNLAHGALEKLLRTGQIRVDGRRAEAGTRLAAGQVVRIPPLGERAAMPKPAPEARLDPHLVKDLHARVLWRDDSVIAIDKPFGLPVQGGPGITRSLDSLLDAYRFGSDERPRLVHRLDRDTTGVLLLARTPRAASRLAAAFRSRDAVKTYWAVVVGRPHPLEGRIDAALAKRSGARGERVTVAEEGDEDAARAVTDYRTVEFAGKTASWLELTPLTGRTHQLRVHCAAIGCPILGDAKYAGAAALLEGFPERLHLHARRIVIPHPEGGVLSVEAKLPTHIEETFAALGFTAPKPKRPSRGRPG comes from the coding sequence ATGCGGACCGTCGGCGAGGACGAGGGGGACATCCGGCTCGACCGCTGGTTCCGTCGTCACTTCCCGAACCTCGCCCATGGCGCGCTCGAGAAGCTCCTGCGCACCGGTCAGATCCGCGTGGACGGCAGGCGGGCGGAGGCGGGAACACGGCTCGCCGCGGGGCAGGTGGTGCGCATCCCGCCGCTCGGCGAGCGCGCCGCAATGCCGAAGCCCGCGCCCGAGGCGCGGCTCGATCCTCACCTCGTGAAGGACCTCCACGCGCGCGTGCTGTGGCGCGACGACAGCGTGATCGCGATCGACAAGCCCTTCGGCCTGCCGGTCCAGGGTGGGCCCGGCATCACGCGGAGCCTCGATTCCCTGCTCGACGCGTATCGGTTCGGTTCCGACGAGCGGCCGCGCCTCGTCCACCGGCTCGACCGCGACACGACCGGCGTGCTCCTGCTCGCCCGCACGCCCCGGGCCGCGAGCCGGCTTGCCGCCGCCTTCCGCTCGCGCGATGCGGTCAAGACCTACTGGGCGGTGGTGGTCGGCCGCCCGCATCCGCTTGAGGGGCGGATCGACGCCGCACTCGCGAAGCGTTCGGGGGCGCGCGGAGAGCGCGTCACGGTGGCGGAGGAGGGAGACGAGGACGCCGCGCGCGCCGTCACCGACTACCGCACGGTGGAGTTCGCCGGGAAGACGGCTTCCTGGCTCGAGCTCACCCCGCTGACGGGGAGGACGCACCAGCTCCGCGTCCACTGCGCCGCGATCGGCTGCCCGATCCTAGGCGACGCGAAATATGCTGGCGCGGCGGCACTGCTCGAGGGGTTTCCGGAGCGGCTTCACCTGCATGCGCGCAGGATCGTGATCCCGCATCCCGAGGGGGGTGTGCTCTCGGTCGAGGCGAAGCTGCCGACGCACATCGAGGAGACCTTCGCCGCGCTCGGCTTCACCGCTCCGAAGCCGAAGCGGCCGTCGCGCGGCCGCCCCGGGTGA
- a CDS encoding ATP12 family chaperone protein, translated as MRRFWTKAEAGPVEPGGFGVLLDGKPMRLPSGRMLAVGALALAEALAAEWQAAGGERGREFSLESLPLTRLVGTALDRIAPDPQQAVAAVARYGETDLLCYRADSPPALAARQQAAWQPLLDWAAFALDAPLRVTAGVVAVEQERRSLEALARAVAAHDPIELAALGEIVQSTGSLVLGLAVSHGRIGAHEAHDLATLDERFQAEEWGEDAEAEARLARIRADIEAAARLISFARAGAA; from the coding sequence ATGCGGCGCTTCTGGACGAAGGCCGAGGCTGGTCCGGTCGAGCCCGGCGGCTTCGGCGTCCTGCTCGACGGCAAGCCGATGCGCCTTCCCTCCGGCCGCATGCTCGCCGTCGGGGCGCTCGCGCTCGCCGAGGCCCTCGCCGCCGAGTGGCAGGCCGCCGGCGGCGAGCGGGGGAGAGAATTTTCGCTCGAGTCCCTGCCGCTCACGCGGCTTGTCGGCACCGCGCTCGACCGGATCGCGCCCGATCCTCAGCAGGCTGTCGCCGCCGTCGCCCGCTACGGTGAGACGGATCTCCTCTGCTACCGCGCCGATTCCCCTCCCGCTCTCGCCGCGCGCCAGCAGGCGGCGTGGCAGCCGCTGCTTGATTGGGCGGCGTTCGCTCTCGACGCGCCGCTTCGCGTCACTGCCGGAGTCGTCGCGGTCGAGCAGGAGAGGCGGTCGCTCGAGGCGCTTGCCCGCGCCGTCGCCGCGCATGATCCGATCGAGCTCGCGGCGCTTGGGGAGATTGTGCAGTCGACCGGCTCGCTCGTTCTCGGGCTTGCGGTCTCGCACGGGCGGATCGGCGCGCACGAGGCGCATGATCTCGCCACCCTCGACGAACGGTTCCAGGCCGAGGAGTGGGGAGAGGACGCAGAGGCCGAGGCGCGGCTCGCGCGAATCCGCGCCGACATCGAGGCGGCGGCGAGGCTGATATCCTTCGCCCGCGCTGGGGCGGCATGA
- a CDS encoding tripartite tricarboxylate transporter permease, whose amino-acid sequence MGAVSAAFCLIADLNVLGVILGSAVFGILVGAIPGLTATMATALLVPVTFFMPPVPALAAIVTATAMAIFAGDIPSTLLRMPGTPASAAYTDEAFAMTRKGEAELALGVNVVYSALGGLFGTLVLMLAAPALADLALGFSSFEYFWLACLGLTCGVFIASLTPLKAMVSLLFGLLVSTVGFDAIAGFPRFTFGVTEMMQGVSFIPAMIGLFAVSEVLRGMAAPEGPASAPQRRIGNVLRGLGPIMARYWPNMLRGNAIGTLIGALPGAGADIAAWVSYAVSKRFSREPEKFGTGHVEGVIDATSANNAALGGAWIPALVFGIPGDSITAIVIGVLYMKGMNPGPTVFVQNPQLIYAVFLAFIVANLLMVPLGLVAIRGATWILRVPRRVLLPIILLFCIVGSFAITSSAYGIVIMLAAGVVGWIMEENGIPVAPAILGLVLGELLEQTFMTSMIKAQGDLLAFFDRPLSVVLGTLTVLVWAGAIVRAVLKLVRARGAGHA is encoded by the coding sequence ATGGGCGCCGTCTCGGCCGCCTTCTGCCTGATCGCCGACCTCAACGTTCTCGGCGTGATCTTGGGCAGCGCCGTCTTCGGAATCCTCGTCGGCGCGATCCCCGGCCTCACCGCGACGATGGCGACCGCCCTGCTCGTTCCGGTGACGTTCTTCATGCCGCCTGTGCCGGCGCTTGCCGCGATCGTCACCGCCACGGCGATGGCGATCTTCGCTGGCGACATCCCCTCCACGCTGCTCCGCATGCCGGGCACGCCGGCGTCCGCCGCCTACACCGATGAGGCCTTCGCGATGACGCGCAAGGGCGAGGCAGAGCTCGCGCTCGGCGTCAACGTCGTCTACTCCGCTCTCGGCGGGCTCTTCGGCACGCTGGTGCTGATGCTCGCCGCACCGGCGCTCGCCGATCTCGCGCTCGGCTTCTCGAGCTTCGAGTATTTCTGGCTCGCCTGCCTCGGCCTCACCTGCGGCGTGTTCATCGCCTCGCTGACGCCGCTCAAGGCGATGGTGTCGCTCCTCTTCGGCCTGCTCGTCTCCACGGTCGGCTTCGATGCGATCGCGGGCTTCCCGCGCTTCACCTTCGGCGTGACCGAGATGATGCAGGGGGTGTCGTTCATCCCGGCGATGATCGGCCTGTTCGCGGTGAGCGAGGTGCTGCGCGGCATGGCCGCGCCGGAGGGGCCGGCGAGCGCGCCGCAGAGGCGTATCGGCAACGTGCTGCGCGGGCTCGGCCCGATCATGGCGCGCTACTGGCCGAACATGCTCCGCGGCAACGCCATCGGCACGCTGATCGGCGCCCTGCCCGGAGCCGGTGCGGACATCGCGGCCTGGGTGTCTTATGCGGTGTCGAAACGCTTCTCCCGCGAACCGGAGAAGTTCGGCACCGGCCATGTCGAGGGCGTGATCGATGCCACCTCGGCGAACAATGCCGCGCTCGGGGGCGCCTGGATCCCGGCGCTCGTGTTCGGAATCCCGGGCGATTCGATCACCGCGATCGTGATCGGCGTGCTCTACATGAAGGGGATGAACCCGGGTCCTACGGTGTTCGTGCAGAACCCGCAGCTGATCTATGCCGTGTTCCTGGCCTTCATTGTGGCGAACCTATTGATGGTTCCGCTCGGGCTTGTCGCCATTCGCGGGGCGACGTGGATCCTGCGCGTGCCGCGGCGCGTGCTGCTTCCGATCATCCTCCTCTTCTGCATCGTCGGAAGCTTCGCCATCACCTCCTCGGCCTACGGCATCGTCATCATGCTCGCCGCCGGCGTCGTCGGCTGGATCATGGAGGAGAACGGCATTCCGGTGGCGCCGGCGATCCTCGGCCTGGTGCTCGGAGAGCTTCTCGAGCAGACCTTCATGACCAGCATGATCAAGGCGCAAGGCGACCTTCTCGCGTTCTTCGACCGCCCGCTCTCGGTGGTGCTCGGCACGCTGACTGTGCTCGTCTGGGCCGGGGCGATCGTGCGCGCGGTGCTCAAACTGGTTCGAGCGAGGGGCGCGGGGCACGCCTGA
- a CDS encoding replication-associated recombination protein A encodes MAREHSGADLFGEVAHAPPPAATDGRRPLADRLRPRTLAEVVGQDHLVGPEGAITRMLAQGSLSSIILWGPPGVGKTTIARLLAKASGLAFVSLSAVFSGVAELRRAFEEARRRRASGEGTLLFVDEIHRFNRAQQDGFLPYVEDGTVVLVGATTENPSFELNAALLSRCRVLVLRRLDAAALETLLARAEGFAGRTLPVTEEARAALAAMADGDGRYLLNLAEQLLTLPEGIAPLDPAGLARVLERRAALYDKDREEHYNLISALHKSMRGSDPDAALYWLARLLAGGEDPLYIIRRVTRFASEDVGLADPTALLTAIAAWDTYERLGSPEGELAIAQAVVHLATAPKSNALYKALGAAMRAARDTGSLMPPRHILNAPTKLMGELGYGQGYAYDHDTEEGFSGQDYFPEGMARQRFYSPTDRGREAAIAERLRDWERLRRERRG; translated from the coding sequence GCAGCGACGGACGGGCGGCGCCCGCTTGCCGACCGGCTTCGGCCGCGCACGCTCGCCGAGGTGGTGGGGCAGGACCACCTGGTTGGCCCCGAGGGCGCGATCACGCGCATGCTAGCGCAAGGGAGCCTCTCCTCGATCATCCTCTGGGGGCCTCCAGGCGTGGGCAAGACGACGATCGCTCGCCTGCTCGCCAAGGCCTCCGGCCTCGCCTTCGTCTCTCTCTCGGCGGTGTTCTCCGGGGTGGCGGAGCTTCGCCGTGCCTTCGAGGAGGCGCGCCGGCGCCGTGCCTCAGGGGAAGGAACGCTGCTCTTCGTCGACGAGATCCACCGCTTCAACCGCGCCCAGCAGGACGGGTTCCTGCCCTATGTGGAGGACGGAACGGTCGTTCTCGTGGGCGCGACCACGGAGAACCCCTCGTTCGAGCTCAACGCCGCCCTGCTCTCGCGCTGCCGCGTTCTGGTCCTGCGCCGGCTCGATGCCGCGGCGCTTGAGACGCTGCTTGCCCGCGCCGAGGGGTTCGCGGGGCGGACGCTCCCCGTGACGGAGGAGGCGCGCGCGGCGCTCGCGGCGATGGCCGATGGCGACGGCCGCTACCTCCTGAACCTCGCCGAACAGCTCCTCACCCTGCCTGAAGGAATAGCCCCGCTCGACCCGGCAGGGCTCGCGCGCGTGCTCGAGCGCCGCGCCGCTCTCTACGACAAGGACCGGGAGGAGCACTACAACCTCATCTCCGCGCTGCACAAGTCGATGCGGGGGTCTGACCCGGATGCGGCGCTCTATTGGCTTGCGCGCCTGCTCGCCGGCGGCGAGGACCCGCTCTACATCATCCGCCGTGTGACACGCTTCGCCTCCGAGGATGTGGGTCTTGCCGACCCGACCGCCCTGCTCACCGCGATCGCGGCCTGGGACACCTACGAGCGGCTCGGCAGCCCCGAAGGCGAGCTCGCGATCGCCCAAGCCGTGGTGCATCTCGCCACCGCACCGAAATCGAACGCCCTCTACAAGGCGCTCGGTGCGGCGATGCGCGCGGCGCGCGACACGGGCAGCCTGATGCCGCCCAGGCACATCCTGAATGCGCCGACGAAACTGATGGGCGAGCTCGGCTACGGCCAGGGCTACGCCTATGACCATGACACCGAGGAGGGCTTTTCCGGGCAGGACTACTTCCCCGAGGGAATGGCCCGGCAGCGCTTCTATTCCCCGACCGACCGCGGCCGCGAGGCGGCGATCGCCGAACGGCTTCGGGACTGGGAGAGGCTGAGGCGGGAGCGGCGCGGGTGA
- a CDS encoding RrF2 family transcriptional regulator, with amino-acid sequence MLDVTGREALAVAAVVDVALHGASGPVGGAAIAERIGQNPRGLEPILQALSRAGLLASTRGRRGGYRLARARGEITAGEIVRAVADADAASAASSPWPAPMLAEVVAPLWQEARARALAVLDGVTVEALARRAEAAGLAPEPDVPLTYAI; translated from the coding sequence ATGCTGGACGTCACAGGACGTGAGGCGCTTGCCGTCGCCGCGGTGGTCGACGTGGCGCTGCACGGCGCCTCCGGCCCGGTGGGCGGCGCGGCGATCGCCGAGCGGATCGGCCAGAACCCGCGCGGACTCGAGCCCATCCTGCAGGCCCTGAGCCGCGCCGGACTCCTCGCCTCCACGCGGGGCCGGCGCGGCGGCTACCGGCTCGCCCGAGCGCGGGGCGAGATCACCGCGGGCGAGATCGTCCGTGCGGTGGCGGACGCGGACGCCGCAAGTGCAGCGTCCTCGCCTTGGCCCGCACCGATGCTCGCCGAGGTGGTCGCTCCTCTCTGGCAGGAGGCGCGCGCCCGCGCGCTCGCGGTGCTTGACGGCGTGACGGTGGAGGCGCTCGCACGCAGGGCGGAGGCCGCAGGCCTCGCCCCGGAACCCGACGTGCCGCTCACCTACGCGATCTGA
- a CDS encoding DUF3592 domain-containing protein, whose translation MITLLRVVFGSFCLMVAAVCIGVALRQYRREITWRRVVAVVQRPPGGRETELAYTDAEGVERVARHWGISSTTPTGARVTLLHHPRAPDRVAVPFGPGVLAVLALLGLLVGLLGLILLANALCC comes from the coding sequence ATGATCACGCTTCTGCGCGTGGTGTTCGGCAGCTTCTGCCTTATGGTGGCGGCGGTGTGCATCGGTGTGGCCCTGCGCCAGTACCGGCGGGAGATCACCTGGCGTCGCGTCGTTGCAGTGGTGCAGCGGCCGCCGGGCGGCCGAGAGACGGAGCTTGCCTACACCGATGCCGAGGGGGTGGAGCGCGTGGCGCGGCATTGGGGCATCTCGAGCACGACCCCGACGGGTGCGCGCGTCACGCTTCTCCACCACCCGCGCGCTCCGGACCGCGTGGCGGTTCCCTTCGGCCCCGGCGTTCTTGCCGTGCTGGCCCTTCTTGGCCTCCTCGTCGGCCTCCTCGGGCTTATCCTGCTCGCGAACGCCCTCTGCTGTTGA
- a CDS encoding AsmA family protein has product MRLRTVLIAAGVVVALPIAGIAIFAATFDADAYKPRIAAAVKEATGRELALKGPIGLKLGLSPGLRVEDVAFANAPWGSRPEMARLRALEVEVSILPLLSGTLQVNRVVLVSPDILLETDADGRGNWEVAAPTRQGAPAPAGPAPTAPSAEPSPSAQRELFVGEVTVTDGTIAFRDGRTRQTTTLSLPRFAARAESRTSPLSLDLEASLNGNAFSLKGMVGPLARLLGTRGTGPWPIDLTLGAEGARATVKGSVAEPLTGKGFDLAVEASVPDLSRLSPFLPNVSLPPARDLSLSVQAADRGGPIPELRALAVRAGASDLEAIVPGLRLARLEVSAPDVRSPVRLALAATMRGAPVSAEGTLGPLGAFLPGAGPAPWPVDLRLGAAGAEATAKGTIARPRAAQGIDLALAATIPDLAALSPLAGGASLPAIKGVTFSARASDLRTGSGAALRDIALKLGESDLEGSAEVALGARPKLTADLRSRKIDADALLAAMDGAGSGQPEPARSGAASPTPVPAQRAGREARLIPDTPLPLAGLKAADASIRLALAELVFGGASYREAQATVALEAGRLKVDPFRVTAPGAPVSGSLSVDGSTDQPPVALVLRAPAIDLRQLIAAFGGGYRVNGTLELDLDLRGRGASPAAMASGLAGHVGLAGANLDIDNRLIDLVAGEVWRALVPGAPRDGVSNVRCLAVRFDSQGGTADARAFLFDTSLARVAGTGQVLLGPEQLRLRLVPTLKLAGGMSVPVTLGGTFLAPSVRVDAAGAAGSVVGALAGGAAAGAMQTPLGGIAGALVGRQAGSGAAAAPADDCATQLAIARGGRQGPVPAPETAAAPAPAPPPAQAPAQPQRPANPLQQILPRLGR; this is encoded by the coding sequence ATGCGCCTTCGCACCGTGCTCATCGCGGCCGGCGTCGTGGTCGCGCTGCCGATCGCCGGCATCGCCATCTTCGCCGCCACCTTCGATGCCGATGCCTACAAGCCGCGTATCGCCGCCGCCGTGAAGGAGGCGACGGGGCGGGAGCTTGCGCTCAAGGGGCCGATCGGCCTCAAGCTCGGCCTTTCTCCCGGCCTCCGGGTCGAGGACGTCGCCTTCGCCAACGCGCCGTGGGGCTCGCGGCCGGAGATGGCCCGACTGCGCGCGCTCGAGGTCGAGGTGTCGATCCTGCCGCTGCTGTCGGGAACCCTCCAGGTCAACCGCGTCGTTCTCGTCTCGCCCGACATCCTTCTCGAGACCGATGCGGACGGCCGCGGCAACTGGGAGGTCGCCGCGCCGACGCGGCAGGGCGCGCCGGCCCCGGCAGGGCCCGCGCCGACCGCGCCGTCGGCTGAGCCTTCTCCTTCGGCGCAGCGCGAGCTGTTCGTCGGTGAGGTTACCGTCACCGACGGCACGATCGCCTTCCGTGACGGCCGGACGCGGCAGACGACGACGCTCTCCCTGCCGCGCTTCGCCGCCCGCGCCGAGAGTCGCACGAGCCCTCTCTCGCTCGACCTCGAGGCGTCGCTGAACGGCAACGCGTTCAGCCTCAAGGGGATGGTCGGCCCGCTCGCGCGGCTCCTCGGCACACGCGGCACAGGGCCGTGGCCGATCGATCTCACGCTCGGTGCCGAAGGGGCGCGGGCCACCGTCAAGGGCAGCGTTGCCGAGCCGCTGACCGGCAAGGGCTTCGACCTTGCGGTCGAGGCGTCGGTGCCCGACCTCTCGCGCCTTTCGCCCTTTCTGCCGAACGTCTCGCTTCCCCCGGCGCGCGACCTCTCCCTCTCCGTCCAGGCGGCGGACCGTGGCGGGCCGATCCCCGAGCTCCGCGCGCTCGCCGTCCGCGCAGGAGCGAGCGATCTCGAGGCGATCGTTCCGGGCCTGCGGCTCGCGAGGCTCGAGGTTTCGGCGCCTGATGTGCGCAGCCCCGTCCGGCTCGCCCTCGCCGCGACGATGCGGGGCGCTCCGGTGAGCGCAGAGGGCACGCTCGGGCCGCTTGGCGCTTTCCTGCCCGGTGCCGGCCCTGCCCCCTGGCCGGTCGATCTTCGCCTCGGCGCCGCCGGAGCCGAGGCGACGGCCAAGGGAACGATCGCCCGCCCACGCGCGGCGCAGGGGATCGACCTCGCGCTGGCCGCCACCATCCCCGACCTCGCCGCTCTCTCGCCGCTCGCGGGCGGCGCCTCCCTGCCGGCGATCAAGGGGGTCACCTTCTCGGCCCGCGCGTCCGATCTCAGGACCGGCTCCGGAGCGGCGCTTCGCGACATCGCGCTCAAGCTCGGCGAGAGCGACCTCGAGGGCTCGGCGGAGGTCGCCCTCGGCGCGCGGCCGAAGCTCACCGCGGACCTCAGGAGCCGGAAGATCGACGCCGACGCGCTTCTCGCGGCGATGGACGGCGCTGGCAGCGGGCAACCCGAGCCCGCCCGCAGCGGCGCGGCCTCGCCAACTCCTGTGCCGGCGCAGCGGGCGGGAAGGGAGGCACGGCTGATCCCGGACACGCCCCTGCCTCTGGCTGGGCTCAAGGCGGCGGATGCCTCGATCAGGCTCGCTCTGGCCGAGCTCGTCTTCGGCGGGGCGAGCTACCGGGAGGCGCAGGCGACGGTGGCGCTCGAGGCCGGCAGGCTGAAGGTCGATCCGTTCCGCGTCACCGCTCCCGGTGCGCCGGTCTCGGGCAGCCTCTCGGTGGATGGGTCGACCGACCAGCCCCCGGTCGCGCTCGTCCTTCGCGCACCGGCGATCGACCTGCGCCAGCTCATCGCTGCCTTTGGCGGGGGCTACCGAGTCAACGGGACGCTCGAGCTCGATCTCGACCTGCGGGGGCGAGGTGCCTCGCCGGCGGCGATGGCCTCGGGGCTTGCGGGCCATGTCGGCCTCGCCGGGGCCAATCTCGACATCGACAACCGCTTGATCGACCTCGTGGCCGGCGAAGTGTGGCGGGCACTCGTGCCAGGCGCGCCGCGCGACGGGGTGAGCAATGTCCGATGTCTCGCCGTCCGCTTCGACAGCCAGGGCGGAACGGCTGACGCCCGGGCCTTCCTGTTCGACACCTCCCTCGCGCGCGTGGCGGGAACCGGCCAGGTCCTGCTCGGGCCCGAGCAGCTTCGCCTCCGGCTCGTGCCAACCCTGAAGCTCGCGGGCGGCATGAGCGTGCCCGTGACCCTGGGCGGCACCTTCCTCGCGCCCTCGGTTCGGGTGGATGCGGCCGGCGCCGCTGGCTCGGTCGTCGGCGCTCTCGCGGGCGGCGCTGCAGCGGGTGCCATGCAGACCCCGCTCGGCGGCATCGCCGGGGCGCTTGTGGGGCGTCAGGCGGGGAGTGGTGCGGCGGCCGCGCCGGCCGATGACTGCGCGACCCAGCTCGCGATCGCCCGCGGCGGGCGGCAGGGTCCGGTTCCGGCTCCGGAGACGGCGGCCGCGCCCGCCCCGGCTCCGCCTCCCGCCCAGGCGCCCGCGCAACCGCAGCGTCCCGCCAACCCGCTGCAGCAAATCCTGCCGCGGCTCGGTCGCTGA